The window TTATTAATTTTAATAAAGCTTCTGCAGCGAATGTAGCAGCATCTTCATGTACATCGGGGAAACCCATTTTATGTAAGCCTAATCCTTTTTCCAGTTTTGCAGTTTCAATTCCTCTTTTTTCTGCTAAATCTTTAATTTCCAAATACAAAGAAGGTACATAATAACTTGCTGCCTCAATTCCAAAAGCCATAATCATCAAATTTTAAACTAATTTATGAAAGATGTGATAAAAAACAGTGGAGAATCGTCTATATTTTTGCTGATTACACAAAATTTAATCAATAAAAAAGCACCTCATGAGAGATGCTTTAGTTATGATATAAATATTTATCTATTTAAAATTTTCAATCGCTTTATTGATTGCGTCAATTTGCGGATTGATGCTTGATGCTTTTTGAGGATTCTGCTTAAGAAGTTCCATTTTCTTATTCAAACCGTCTTTCAACATTTGGGTAATCAACATTTTTACTTGCGGGTTATCTCCCATTTGTCCTTTAGCCTGACCTAAAATTTTTGTAATACTTTCTGTAGCTTTTAAATTATCTGAAGACATGATCCAGTTGTAGCCTTCTTCAGCCACTTTTCCTAATTCAGGATCCTGGAATTTCACAAAAGGATAAAATGCTGCGATCGAAGCAATATTTGCCATCTGAGAAGTCACTTTATTTTTAACCACAACAGGTAATAACTGAGTCATCATCTCTTCTGAAGCACCATCCAATTCAATTTTATCAACTAAACCATTTATTTTTGAAGGATCTACAGCTATAACTGCCGCCAAAGAATTTACTTTTACAGAATTGGAAACCGCATTTACTCCTTTTTCAAAAATCGGAACATATTTTTTGTCTTTAGTTTTAGCTAAAGCCGCAATTGCTACACCCTGAACCAAAGTTTTAGGATCATTTGAAGCTAATTTTTCGACATCACTTCCCATCGCTTTCATTTGTTCAGAATTACTTAAATCCATCAACTCTAAAGCTTTCATTCTTACTCTGAAGAAAGGATCTTTTATTGCGGCAGCTAATAATTTTGTTGCTGCAGGATTTTTACCAACTTGATCTTTTATTGCATTTAAAGCGATGTATTTGCTTTTAAACTCTTTAGAATTGGTAAACTGCAATAAATTCTGCTCCGGAGTTTTAGATTCGGTAACATCGGCTACCAAAACTCCGTCTGCATTGATATTAACAAGATCCGGATTTTTAGACGAATCGAATGTAAATGTGTTTTTTGCAGTCGCATTCGCCCAAACATTGTATCTTTTTGGTTTACCATTATCATAAACATCTATGGCCAAAGGAAATTCAAAAGGTAAATCCTGAGATTGATTCAAAGTAACCATAACCTGTTTTTTTACCGGCTCGAAAGTGTAAGTATAATTTAATTTTGGATTTCCGCTTCCGAAATACCATTGATTGAAGAACCAGTTTAAATCTTTACCCGAAACTTTTTCAAATGACAATCTCAACTGATGTGCTTCAGCATTTTTATATTCGTTCGTTTTAAGATAATCTGTAACTCCTGCGAAAAAGGCATCATCACCCAAATAATTTCTCAACATATGAAGAATTCCACCTCCTTTTTGATAGGTTACCAAATCGAATACATCTTCTCGCGAACCATAATCAAATCTAACCAAATCTTTTTTGAAATCTGAAGGATTGTGAATGTAGTGATTCACATCTTCCATCTGATGATAATCTGCCTGGTCTTTTCCGTATTTGTATTCGTTCCAAAGATATTCTGAATAGTTGGCAAAAGATTCATTAACCGTAAGATTACTCCAGCTTTCTGCTGTTACCAAATCTCCAAACCAATGATGGAACAATTCGTGAGCAATGGTGTCTTCCCATTTGTTCTCATCAATTAATTGTCCAGGTTTTTGAAGAATATCGCTTCCGTGAAGTGTTGCAGTGGTATTTTCCATCGCTCCGGAAACGTAATCTCTACCAGAAATTTGAGCATATTTTGCCCAAGGATAATCGTAGCCTAATTTTTTAGAGAAAAAGTCAATCATTTCCGGTGTGTTTCCGTAAATCTGTTTTGCATATGGTTCGTATGCCTTTTCAATGTAGTAATCTACAGGAATATTTTTCCATTTGTCTTTTACAACAGCATAATCACCAACTCCCATGAAGAAAAGATAAGTTGAATGCCTCTTATCCATCACCCAATGGTCGGTTCTTAAATCGTTGGATTCTTTTTTAGATTCTTTAAGAATTCCATTAGAAAGAGTAACGTATTTATCAGGAACTGTCATGAAGATTTCCTGAGTAGTCTTCTGATTCGGTTTATCAATGGTAGGAAACCATGCTGACGATGATTCTGTTTCTCCTTGAGTCCAGATTTGTGTTGGTTTTCCTTCTTCTTTTCCTTGAGCATTAATGAAATAGAGTCCTTTTGCATCATTTATTGCTGCACTTCCTTCTTGTTTCACTTCATTCGGACGAGAAGTATATTTGATGTAAACCGTATAATCCTGATTTCTTGTATACGTTTTATCTAAGTTTATCTTTAAAACATCATCTTTATAATCATATTTTAAAGGAGATTTTTTACCGTTATTATCTAAAGCTACTTCGTGAATCAACATTCCTTTTGCATCAAGTGTCAATTCATTAGAAGGATAAAAATACGGGGAGGCTGTTAACCATTCTTCGCCATTCATCTGCTCTTTTTGATAATCAAAATTGACTTTAAGTTTAGTGTGTTTAAGCTCCGTAACTTTTGTATGGGTTGCTCTGTAAACTTTTTCTCTTCCCGAAGTTTCTGTTTGTGCAGATACATTTGCGGAGAACAAAACTCCCAGTATTGCGATAGATAAAATGGCTTTTCTCATCCTTTTCTATATTATTATTTTTTTTGAATTATTTTTTAATTAGAATGTCAAAAATATCGTTGACCAATGTTTCGTAATCACCTTTTTTCAACTGTTCTTTTGTTTTTGCGAAAGCTTTTTTAAGTTCACTTTCCGGATTTTCGTCGTCGATAATTTCAATATCATTAATTCCTTTCACTTGAAGCAAAAGTTCTTTCAATTTTTCAACATCCGTATTTTCTTCAATAGTGATTTTCAGTGATTTCATAAATGATAAGTAGATATTTTGGTGTGAAAGTTACAAAAAAAGTGAAGCTTTGTACTTCACTTGGTTATTTATTAAGTATGATTTCTAAGTTGTCAGGATTACCTTTAGATGGTAGAAATAATAAAATTTCTATGCAATCAATTTGTATTTCAAAATATACTTTAACTTGCTTTTTTCCTAATAAAGCAAATCGTAGTTTATTATCTAAGTTTACTGTGGGATAAGAAATTATTTGTCATTTAATGATTGCTTAAATTTCTTTAAATCGTTTCTAAACAATTTTAATTCTCTTTCACTCCATCGATGATTCAAAAAATCAGTAATTTCTTGAAGACTTTTAATGGCATCTTTCGAAAAAATGATTTTCATTTCTTATTAAAAATCGAATCAATTAATTCTTCCGTAAACTCTTCATATTCGCCATTTTTAATTTGATTTCTGCTTTGTTCAATTACTTTTGCAAAGGCTTCAGAATTCTCAATTTCTTCCCAAGAATAGGTTTTATTGTTTTCAGAAATCTCAATATGATTAATGCCTTTTATCTGAGACAAAAGTTTTTTAATGAAAGGAACATCTGCATATTCGTCTAAACTGATTTTAATTTCCATAATTTCAGGATTTTAATCAAAGTTAAAGATTTTAAATAAAACTTTGACAAAGATTTTGAACTTTGGCAAAGGAGCTTATATTGCAACCGGAGCTTTAATTCCCGGATGCGGATTGTAATCTTCTAAAGTGAAATCTTCAAAATTAAAATCGAAAATATCTTTAATTTCAGGGTTGAGTTTCATCGTTGGCAAAGGTCTTGTTTCTCTGGAAAGCTGTTTATTAACCTGCTCAAAATGATTGTTATAAATATGTACATCCCCAAAAGTATGCACATAATCACCAACTTCTAAATCACAAACCTGAGCAACCATCATCAATAAAAGTGCATAGCTCGCAATATTGAAAGGAACTCCTAAGAAAACATCGGCACTTCTCTGATACAATTGAAGCGATAATTTTCCATCCGCTACATAAAACTGAAATAAAGCATGGCAAGGTGCCAAAGCCATATTCGGAATTTCAGCAGCGTTCCATGCAGAAACAATTAATCTTCTAGAATCAGGATTTTTTTTAATCTGTTCGATTACTTCAGAAAACTGGTCAACCACCTTTCCGTCGGCACCGTTCCAACTTCTCCATTGTGCGCCATAAACAGGACCTAAATCTCCGTTTTCATCGGCCCATTCGTTCCAAATAGAAACTCCGTTGTCGGTAAGGTATTTAATATTGGTATCGCCCTTTATGAACCAAAGCAATTCATAGATAATAGATTTTAAATGAACCTTTTTAGTCGTAACTAAAGGAAATCCCTTTGATAAATCGTAACGCAACTGGTATCCAAAAACACTTCGTGTTCCTGTTCCTGTTCTGTCGGTTTTATCGGTTCCGTTATCTAAAATATGCTGAAGTAAATCGAGGTAGTTTTGCATTGCGAAAAATTATCCCTCAAATTTAGAAAAAACTAAGTTTATAATCTTCATTTCAAAACTAAAGTTATCCATATCAATACGATTTCAATTTTCTATCAAAAAAAGCATTCAGAAAAATGAATGCTTCAATAATTTTATTTTTCTGAATATTAGACTGCTGTATAACCTCCATCAACCAAATAATACCCTCCCGTTATAAAAGATGATTTGTCAGAACTTAGAAAAAGTACCAATTCGGCAACTTCTTCAGACTTTCCTAATCTTCCCATTGGATGTTTTGCAATCAAAGCCTTTCTATGTTCGTCATCTAGCTGATTCAAAAGAGGAGTATCGATATAACCCGGTCCTACAGCATTACAACGGATGTTTTTCTGACCATATTCTGCTCCGATATTTTTTGTTAAACCAACAACAGCGTGTTTTGTAGAAGTATAAGCTGAAGACAAGGGTGCTGCAACCGTTCCGTGGATTGATGCGATGTTTACGATTACGCCACCTCCATTTTTCTCCATTTGCGTCAATTCGTATTTACAACCGTAGAAAACACCATCGAGATTAATATCAATTACTTTTTTCCATCCGTCAAGGCTGTAATCTCCTGTTGGGTTTGTTTCACCGCCAATTCCGGCATTGTTACAAGCAATATCTAATTTCCCATAAGTTTCAACGGTAGCTTTTACCAAAGCTTCAACCTGTTCGGGATTTGAAGTGTCGGCTTTTACAAAAGTTGCTTCTCCGCCTGCAGATTTTATTTCTTCAACTGCAGATTTCCCGTGCTCTTCATTGATATCTGAAACAATAACTTTTGCTCCTTCTTTAGCGTATAATTTTGCGATAGCAAGCCCAATTCCTGAACCAGCACCAGTAACCAATGCTACTTTATTATCTAAGATTTTCATAATAAATGATATTTAATTATGATATTAAAATCAACAAAAATTATGCAAAGAGACATTTAGAAAAGTTAATAAATTCACAATTGTTTCTTTTAGAATCAATAATATTTTTTAAACTTAAAAACTACTGAATTTCAATAATTATCTGATTCATCGTATTGAGTGAGAAAAAATCGTTTTTCTGTTTTCCGTTCATTGCTTTTGCCAACGGAGATTCAGGAGAAATACAGATAATTTTTTGATTTTCAAAAGTAATTTCACCCAAAGAAACCGAAATAAAAAACAATCCCTTTTCAGTTTTTACAATCGCACCTTTTTCTGCTTTCTCAGACTGTTTTGGAAGTATTATTTTCAGAAAATCCTGTTGCTTCAAAACTTCATTTAATTGAACCTGAAGATTATTAATTTCCTGCTGAAGCATTTCTCTTCCTGTTTCGTATTTATCGCCCATCGAACTTTTTGTATCGTTACTTGATACACGGGTTTCAGAAATTAGTTTCTCGAAGTTGCTGATTTTTTCGGAAAGTTTTAATTTAACAGTATTGATAAGTGAAGATTTGTTCATATTAAGTTTTGGCTAAAGCCTTTCTTTTTATTCATTAAAAAACGGGCTAAAGCCCGCTTCCATTATAATATATTTTTAAAGTTATGCATTTTGATTTAATTTTAAAAGAAAAAACAATGTATAACTTTATGCCAATTTATTTTTCAAAAACTGCGTAATCTGAAACTTTAAAATTAAAGTTTTTCTCGGTATTGAAATCTCTTTTCATGCCATCAAAAATATTTTTAAAAACTCCGGCTACATTTTCATCTTCAATCGTAAATTCTACATTTTCTTTTGAAAAATTGAGCACTACTAAAACTTCATTCCATTTATTTTTTCTTATGTAAGCGAAAACTTTATCATTAGCAGACGTATTTAAAAGATAAGTTACCACATTTGAATCACCGGCTCTTAAAGCAGGGTTTGAAGATTTTAAATTTAAAAGTTTGGCATAAAAATCAGTCATTTGGCAATGATTTGTCCACTCAATTGGGTCTTTTTCGAAAAATTCTAGTCTTTTCAAATTAGGAAGTTCCTGCCCTGAATACAATAACGGTATTCCGTTCCAGGTTGCTGAAAATACTGCCATTGGTTTGGTAATATCGCCGTACTTTTCATATTCTGTTCCGTTCCAAGAATTTTCATCATGGTTGCTTGTAAACCAAGCTCTCATTGAAGAATCTCCGATTTGAGAATATTTTCTAAGCAAATCTACAAGTTCGTGAATCGGTTGATTGTCTTTATAAAATTCGGCAGATTTGTGCATCCATTTCCAAGAATAGCTTGCATCAAAAACTTTTCCGTATTCTGGGCTTTCCAATTCATCAAACTCACCAATCCAAAAAAGAGGTTTTATCTTTTCTACTTCAGGTCTTGCTTCTTTCCAAAAATCTACCGTTACCCAAGAAGCCAGATCGCATCTGAAACCATCAATATCGGTTTCTTCAATCCAGAATTTCATTGCATCAATCATGGCTTTCCTCATTTCCAGATTTTGATGATCGAGCTCGATAATATCATCCATTCCTGAAGCCATTTTGAAATCACCATTTTCTTTCTTATAAAATTCAGGATTTGTTTCCGTCCAGACATGATCCCAACCTGTGTGATTGGCAACCCAATCGATGATTACTTTGAAACCTAAACGGTGCGCTTCATTTACTAAATGCTTGAAATCGTCCATCGTTCCAAATTCAGGATTGATTGACGTATAATCTGAAGCGGCATAAGGACTTCCAAGACTTCCTTTTTTATTTTTTTGAGCAATCGGAGTAATCGGCATGAACCACAGCGTTTTAACACCCATATTTTTCAGACGTGGCATTTCTTTTTCGAATGCTCTGAAAGTGCCTTCTTTAGTATATTGTCTTACGTTAACTTCATATATATTGGTGGTATGCTTCCATTCTTGAGGTAAATTCATATTCGTTTTCATTTTAAAGTAAAAAGAAACATATTCTGTTTCTAAAAAGTAGTTTTACAACCCGTTTAAGTTTATTGTTTAAAATTTTCAATCAACGTTTTATAAAATTCTCGATGATTGTACAGATTTAGCAGATGAAAAAATAAATCGATGATTTTCTTAATCAATAAAATCTGCTGGATAAATTAATTTAAACAAGTTTTAAACTTTTGCAAAAATAAGGAATTGAATTTTAAATTTATTTGAAACAAAAAACCCTGAATTTTACTTCAGGGCTGTATTTTAATTTTAATTTTTATCTTTCGTTGTCGTCGTCTTCATCATCGAAAGCATCGTCGTTGTAGTCATCTTCTTCCTCGTCATCAAAATCGTCGTCTTCATCTGCAAAGTTATTGCTTCCACCACCGAAATCATCTTCAAAACTGAAATCGTCATCCATTAAAGGCATTGCTGATTTTTTGTTTTTTGATCCTGCAGCACTTTTGCTTGGAGCTTTTAGAGGAGCATTTCCGAATCGGTAAGTTGTAATCGGATAGTTTACCCCTTTAGTTTCTTCTACCACTTCTACTAATTCGCAGAAAAATTCCCAAAGATCGAGCAACCCGTACTGAAACTGCGCTTTGTCGCCAGCAGACTCGAATGCTTCATCGATGTATACATCTGACATAATCTCGCCATCACCATCATCACTCATATCTTCCAGAGGTACGCTTTTTACAACAGTACCATCTTCTTCGAGAAGATTAAAAGTAGACAGCTCATCACCACTAAGGTTGAATGCACTTTTAATTCCCAAATGTAAGTTCCAGAGTGTTTGTTTTCCTTTGACTTCTACATCGCGGAAAATATCTTCTTTCGTATCTAATATTACACGGATCTTGTAAACCATATCAGTATTTCAATTACTTTTTGCCTTTATTTATTATGATAAATTCTTGATGCAAATATATAATAAATGAGATTTTACAAAAAATATTTACTCATTTTTTAGAAACTTTTTTTTCCTTACATTTCGCCAAAATCATTTACTTTTTTCAAGCATAAAACTAAATTTTGTACCTTCCAAGTAAACGCTTTCAACCGTAATATTTTCGTTATGAGCCTCTAGTATGTGTTTTACAATGGCTAATCCTAACCCGGAGCCACCTTGTCTTCTGCTTCGGCTGGTTTCTACTCGGTAAAATCTTTCAAAAATTCTTGGTAAAAGTTCAGCTTTTATTCCCATCCCGTTATCAATTACTTCGATAAGTACTTTATTTTTGAGAACGCTTGTTTTTACCACTACTCTCGCTTCCTGTCTGTTGGCGTAATGAATAGCATTTGAAATTAAATTAATAAAAACCTGAGAAATTTTCTGTTTGTCGGCTTCCACAAAAATCTGGCTGTGTAAAGTCTGAAGCTGTAAAACGGTATTGTTTTTTTCGGCTTCAAGATCTAGGAGGTCAAAGATTTCTTTAATCAGAATATTAACGTCAAATTTTGAAACGGTAAGATTGATTTCACCCGCTTCTAACCTGTTGATCATATCGAGATCTTTCACAATGTCTATTAACCTTTCTACAGAAATACCGATTCTTTCTAAATATTTATCACGAATCGTCAGGTTGTCTACTCCACCGTCAACCAAAGTTTCTACATAACCCTGGATAGAAAAAAGTGGTGTTTTCAGCTCATGCGAAACATTTCCGATATATTCTTTACGGTAGCTTTCCATTTCCTTCATCATATCCATCTCGGTAAGCTGTTGCTGATTGAAGTCTGAAAATCTTTCACCCAATTCTTTCAGCGTAATATTATTCTGATCGCTGTACACAATTTCTTCAGGAAGAATTTTTGAAATTTTTCTGACCTGTTTTTTTGCGTAATAATTAAAAAGCAGTTCTAAAACCACATAATTAATAATAAACATCAAAATAATACACAAAAAAAGACCAAACTTAAATTGTGAACTATGGTAATAAATATCTTTCAGTGAATCAAAAACAATCACTAAAATGAACATCACCAGTGTAAGCAGACATGATGATACTAAGGTAAGCCTGTAAAATTTCAATTTTACAAAATTTAAAGGTTAAATGTAAAGTTAGGATTTTTGAGTTAAACGATTAATTTATATCCTATCCCTTTTAAAGTCTGAATCGTGTTGATTCCTAATTTTTCTCTCAGTCTACGGATGTGTACATCGATGGTTCTTTCACCAACAATCACATCATTACCCCAAACTTTTTCAAGAATTTCTTCTCTTTTAAACACTTTTTCGGTGTTTGAAGCTAAAAGATAAAGCAAATCAAATTCTTTTTTAGGCAGTAAAAACTGCTGTCCACTTTTTGAAACTCTGAAGTTATCTTTATCAATAATTAAATCACCAACTTCTATCAGCTTAGCATTATCAGAAACCTGAGAAGTAAGCTGTAGTAATGCATTTACTTTAGAAATAAGAATCTTCGGTTTGATTAGTTTTACCACATAATCGTTTGCTCCTGCCTGAAAACCGGCTAGCTGAGAAAACTCTTCACTTCTTGCAGAAAGAAAAACGATAAGTGTTTTTTGCAGTTCTTTTACTTTACGAAGTTCTTGGCAAGTTTCGATCCCGTCTTTTTCGGGCATCATTACATCTAATAAGATCAAATCGGGAATAATTTCTTTGGCTTTTTCTATACCTTCGTTACCATTTGTAGCGGTATAAATGTCGTAACCTTCTTTTTCCAGATTGTAAGACAGAATCTCTAGAATATCGAGTTCATCGTCTATTAGAAGAATTTTCTTTTGGTTCATTTTCAATTTTTACGTTTCAAAGTTAATCAATTTTGAATGATGGATTAACACAATGGTTATCGTTCACATAAAGTTAACAATAATTTCCATTTCGTAATGTTTAGTTAAGAAAAATTTAAATTTCGCTAAACCATTTACACCAACAAACTTCTCTTCCTTTGCACCGAAAGTAATTAGTAAAAAAGAAAATGAATTTTAGAAAACTGAGTATCGCTGCATTATTCCTTACCACGACTGGTACTTTAATGTACGCTCAAGAAAAAAACGACACCGTAAAAAACGAAAAGAAAATTGAAGGTGTTATTATTAGAGGTTCTACAAAAAAAGGTACTGAAGCCAACTTAATTAACATGCAGAAAAAATCTGTCGAAGTTATTGAGAGAGTTGGATCTGTACAGCTGGCAAAACAAGGAGTTGGCGATGCTGCAACCGCAGTAACAAAAGCTACAGGAACACAAAAACAAGAAGGTAGCGGACAAATTTTCGTTAGAGGGTTAGGTGACAGATATAACAGTACGACACTTAATGGATTAACGATTCCTTCTGACGATCCTGAATTTAAAAACATTGATCTGGAGATTTTCAAAACTTCAATGATTGAATATATATCTCTAGATAAGGTCTATAATCCTAAATTTTCTGGTGATTTTGGTGGAGCAAATGTGAACATTGTTTCTAAAGAGCATACCGGAAAACCTTATTTTAAAATTGGTTTGGGAAGCAGCGTCAACATGCAGACGTATGATAAAAAAGATTTCAAACTTCAGGATGGAGGACCTGGATTTTTCGGATTTAAAGAGACTAAATTTATCAAGAAAAATCCTTATCAAACTTATCCTTTTACGACTAAGTGGAATTTTAAAAATGCCGAAAATCCTTTTAACACAGACATAAATATTGAAGGAGGTGCAACTTTAGGAAAACTATCAATCTTCGCTTACGGAGGATTTGAGAATTCTTATGAATTCAGCCAGGGACAGGAAGGTTTCTTTTTTGCCAGTGGAGTTCCTAGTTCTAACTTTACAGACGTACAACGTTCTATTTATAAAACAAATACAACGGGATTAATAAGTTTAGCTTATAAAATAAACAGCAATCATAAGATTAATTTCACATCAAACTACATTCATTCATCAATGCAGTCTGCGAAGATATACAAAGGATATTCTTATGATGTAGATAGAGAGGTAATCATCAACAGAGGTGACAACAAAATTACAAATACTTGGGTTAACCAATTGTTTGGAACTCATAAATTGGGAAGCGCTTGGAATGCAGATTGGGCATTGGGCTACAATATGTTGAACAGTAAGAGACCAGACCGTTTACAGAACACGATTGATGCTGAAAACTTCAATCTACTTGCAGGAAGTGCAATCAACAACCACAGATATTTTGATGAGCTTAAAGACAATACTGTTTTAGGACATTTCAATGTAAGCAGAAGTTTTGACAAATTTAAAGTTACAGTGGGTTATGATGGATCTTACAAAGACAGAAGATTTGATAATACAACGATTGGGATGAACTTCAGTTTAATTAATCCTGTTGACCCTAATAATATCGACGGTTTTATTAATGCTGGAAACAACAGTTTATTTTCTTATCAAACCTTCAAGAGTGGAGATAATATTTTTAAACCTTTTTACTACACAATTAAACAAAATCTTCAGTCAGGTCTTGCTAACGTAGATATTACACTTTCTGATAAATTCATTGTACAGGTTGGAGGTCGTTATGACTTCATCGATATGCAAACCAAGTGGACAGATCCATTAACTGGAGAAACACAAAGAAGCAAAAATAAAACATACAACAAGTTTTTACCTGCATTTAATGCAAAATATAGCTTCAACGACAAACAAAATTTAAGACTTGCATTCTCAAAAACATATACGTTACCACAGGCAAAAGAAATTATTCCAATTGCTTACTATGATGTTACTACCAATGTTTATGGTAACGAATTCTTAAATCCTTCAGATAACTACAATGTAGATTTAAAGTGGGAAATGTTTCCAAAATCAGGAGAATTATTATCTGTAACAGCATTCGGAAAATACATCCAAAATGCTATTGCTAGAACTACTTATTCTACTTCTGCACCAAGTGACATGACTTATTTTAACATTTCAAATTGGGGTTATATTTTGGGAGCTGAGCTAGAATACAGAAAAGATATTTACTCTTGGAGCAACTCAAAAATCTACACATTCATGAATGGTACTGTAATGCATTCTGAGCAAGAATTGAAAACCCCAACAGAATTAGCTAAAGAAAATGGTGGTAAAACTGCTGAATTCAGTGGACAAACCAAAGATGATATGCAAGGGGTAGCAGATTTTATTGCGAACGTAAACTTAGGATACAATTATAAGTGGAACAATGTAAACAGTTTAGACTTTGTAGTTTCTTACTCTCATGTTGGAAAAAATATGTTTGCAATAGGTACTAACAATGGAGGAAATTTCTACGAATTGGGTAGAGAAATTCTTGATGCTAATCTAAATTTCACATTAGACAATATAACAATCGGTGTTAACGCCAAAAATCTGATCAACCCTCATTACAAAATTGAGCAGGAAAATAAAGCAGGAACATTTATCCATAGAGACTACACGAGAGGACGTGAGTTGGGACTAAGCTTATCTTATAAATTTTAAAAATAAATCTTAAAAAATAGTTATGAAAAAAACATTCTTAAGAGCAGCTTTATGCTTTTCATTGGTAGCAGCAGTTACTACAACTCCAATCTCATGTAGTAGTGATGACGATACAACAGAAAACGTTTCAG is drawn from Chryseobacterium muglaense and contains these coding sequences:
- a CDS encoding SDR family NAD(P)-dependent oxidoreductase, translating into MKILDNKVALVTGAGSGIGLAIAKLYAKEGAKVIVSDINEEHGKSAVEEIKSAGGEATFVKADTSNPEQVEALVKATVETYGKLDIACNNAGIGGETNPTGDYSLDGWKKVIDINLDGVFYGCKYELTQMEKNGGGVIVNIASIHGTVAAPLSSAYTSTKHAVVGLTKNIGAEYGQKNIRCNAVGPGYIDTPLLNQLDDEHRKALIAKHPMGRLGKSEEVAELVLFLSSDKSSFITGGYYLVDGGYTAV
- a CDS encoding alpha-amylase family glycosyl hydrolase, whose protein sequence is MNLPQEWKHTTNIYEVNVRQYTKEGTFRAFEKEMPRLKNMGVKTLWFMPITPIAQKNKKGSLGSPYAASDYTSINPEFGTMDDFKHLVNEAHRLGFKVIIDWVANHTGWDHVWTETNPEFYKKENGDFKMASGMDDIIELDHQNLEMRKAMIDAMKFWIEETDIDGFRCDLASWVTVDFWKEARPEVEKIKPLFWIGEFDELESPEYGKVFDASYSWKWMHKSAEFYKDNQPIHELVDLLRKYSQIGDSSMRAWFTSNHDENSWNGTEYEKYGDITKPMAVFSATWNGIPLLYSGQELPNLKRLEFFEKDPIEWTNHCQMTDFYAKLLNLKSSNPALRAGDSNVVTYLLNTSANDKVFAYIRKNKWNEVLVVLNFSKENVEFTIEDENVAGVFKNIFDGMKRDFNTEKNFNFKVSDYAVFEK
- a CDS encoding response regulator transcription factor, encoding MNQKKILLIDDELDILEILSYNLEKEGYDIYTATNGNEGIEKAKEIIPDLILLDVMMPEKDGIETCQELRKVKELQKTLIVFLSARSEEFSQLAGFQAGANDYVVKLIKPKILISKVNALLQLTSQVSDNAKLIEVGDLIIDKDNFRVSKSGQQFLLPKKEFDLLYLLASNTEKVFKREEILEKVWGNDVIVGERTIDVHIRRLREKLGINTIQTLKGIGYKLIV
- a CDS encoding sensor histidine kinase encodes the protein MKFYRLTLVSSCLLTLVMFILVIVFDSLKDIYYHSSQFKFGLFLCIILMFIINYVVLELLFNYYAKKQVRKISKILPEEIVYSDQNNITLKELGERFSDFNQQQLTEMDMMKEMESYRKEYIGNVSHELKTPLFSIQGYVETLVDGGVDNLTIRDKYLERIGISVERLIDIVKDLDMINRLEAGEINLTVSKFDVNILIKEIFDLLDLEAEKNNTVLQLQTLHSQIFVEADKQKISQVFINLISNAIHYANRQEARVVVKTSVLKNKVLIEVIDNGMGIKAELLPRIFERFYRVETSRSRRQGGSGLGLAIVKHILEAHNENITVESVYLEGTKFSFMLEKSK
- a CDS encoding thymidylate synthase → MQNYLDLLQHILDNGTDKTDRTGTGTRSVFGYQLRYDLSKGFPLVTTKKVHLKSIIYELLWFIKGDTNIKYLTDNGVSIWNEWADENGDLGPVYGAQWRSWNGADGKVVDQFSEVIEQIKKNPDSRRLIVSAWNAAEIPNMALAPCHALFQFYVADGKLSLQLYQRSADVFLGVPFNIASYALLLMMVAQVCDLEVGDYVHTFGDVHIYNNHFEQVNKQLSRETRPLPTMKLNPEIKDIFDFNFEDFTLEDYNPHPGIKAPVAI
- a CDS encoding M1 family metallopeptidase — encoded protein: MRKAILSIAILGVLFSANVSAQTETSGREKVYRATHTKVTELKHTKLKVNFDYQKEQMNGEEWLTASPYFYPSNELTLDAKGMLIHEVALDNNGKKSPLKYDYKDDVLKINLDKTYTRNQDYTVYIKYTSRPNEVKQEGSAAINDAKGLYFINAQGKEEGKPTQIWTQGETESSSAWFPTIDKPNQKTTQEIFMTVPDKYVTLSNGILKESKKESNDLRTDHWVMDKRHSTYLFFMGVGDYAVVKDKWKNIPVDYYIEKAYEPYAKQIYGNTPEMIDFFSKKLGYDYPWAKYAQISGRDYVSGAMENTTATLHGSDILQKPGQLIDENKWEDTIAHELFHHWFGDLVTAESWSNLTVNESFANYSEYLWNEYKYGKDQADYHQMEDVNHYIHNPSDFKKDLVRFDYGSREDVFDLVTYQKGGGILHMLRNYLGDDAFFAGVTDYLKTNEYKNAEAHQLRLSFEKVSGKDLNWFFNQWYFGSGNPKLNYTYTFEPVKKQVMVTLNQSQDLPFEFPLAIDVYDNGKPKRYNVWANATAKNTFTFDSSKNPDLVNINADGVLVADVTESKTPEQNLLQFTNSKEFKSKYIALNAIKDQVGKNPAATKLLAAAIKDPFFRVRMKALELMDLSNSEQMKAMGSDVEKLASNDPKTLVQGVAIAALAKTKDKKYVPIFEKGVNAVSNSVKVNSLAAVIAVDPSKINGLVDKIELDGASEEMMTQLLPVVVKNKVTSQMANIASIAAFYPFVKFQDPELGKVAEEGYNWIMSSDNLKATESITKILGQAKGQMGDNPQVKMLITQMLKDGLNKKMELLKQNPQKASSINPQIDAINKAIENFK
- a CDS encoding IS1096 element passenger TnpR family protein, encoding MVYKIRVILDTKEDIFRDVEVKGKQTLWNLHLGIKSAFNLSGDELSTFNLLEEDGTVVKSVPLEDMSDDGDGEIMSDVYIDEAFESAGDKAQFQYGLLDLWEFFCELVEVVEETKGVNYPITTYRFGNAPLKAPSKSAAGSKNKKSAMPLMDDDFSFEDDFGGGSNNFADEDDDFDDEEEDDYNDDAFDDEDDDNER